The following coding sequences are from one Arthrobacter sp. 24S4-2 window:
- a CDS encoding TetR/AcrR family transcriptional regulator, whose translation MAALVDHEGSARSRVVAAAQALFLERGVHATSLQMIADSIGVTKAAVYFQFRSKREIVLAVIAPAVARIADVVANAESEESALRRFDVAVGGLVDVVIEQGRVASLLRRDTEVAEMVEGDPEFRGLMARLDELLVGLEPAPDARVALALAGGGLMAVGSDPSWTRVEAATLRSVLSEAVHRILAPYRPPGDS comes from the coding sequence ATGGCAGCACTGGTTGACCACGAGGGCTCCGCGAGGTCGCGCGTCGTGGCGGCGGCCCAGGCACTCTTCCTGGAACGCGGTGTTCACGCGACTTCGCTCCAGATGATTGCCGACAGCATCGGCGTGACGAAGGCTGCGGTGTACTTTCAGTTCCGCTCGAAGCGCGAGATCGTGCTTGCGGTGATAGCTCCGGCAGTGGCCCGGATTGCGGACGTCGTGGCTAATGCCGAAAGCGAAGAGTCAGCGCTGCGGCGGTTCGACGTCGCGGTGGGTGGCCTGGTCGATGTGGTGATCGAGCAGGGACGGGTCGCATCCTTACTGCGTCGCGATACAGAGGTTGCCGAGATGGTCGAGGGCGATCCTGAATTCCGTGGACTCATGGCACGCCTGGATGAGCTACTCGTCGGCCTCGAACCGGCGCCCGACGCACGGGTCGCGCTTGCTCTGGCCGGGGGCGGACTCATGGCGGTCGGCTCGGACCCGAGCTGGACCCGCGTTGAGGCGGCGACCCTTCGGAGCGTGTTGAGTGAGGCGGTGCACCGGATACTGGCGCCATACCGGCCGCCGGGCGATTCCTAG
- a CDS encoding metallopeptidase family protein — translation MPANLPPGLPIVPDGADDGTPFPMTEEDFESAVSAALERIPPDVARAMDNVAVFIEDDYIPQPGEDPDTVLLGLYEGVPLTERDAWWGAGSLPDRITIYRGPILEICSSREEVIQEVAITVTHEIAHHFGISDERLHELGWD, via the coding sequence ATGCCCGCCAACCTGCCGCCAGGTCTCCCCATCGTCCCGGACGGCGCGGATGACGGCACGCCGTTCCCCATGACCGAGGAAGATTTCGAATCGGCAGTCAGCGCCGCGCTGGAACGCATCCCGCCGGACGTGGCGCGTGCCATGGACAACGTGGCCGTGTTCATCGAGGACGACTACATCCCGCAGCCCGGCGAGGACCCGGACACCGTGCTGCTGGGGCTCTACGAAGGCGTTCCGCTGACCGAACGCGATGCCTGGTGGGGCGCCGGCTCGCTCCCGGACCGCATCACCATCTACCGCGGGCCCATCCTGGAAATCTGCTCCTCACGCGAAGAGGTCATCCAGGAAGTGGCCATAACAGTGACGCATGAGATTGCCCACCACTTCGGCATCAGCGACGAACGGCTGCACGAACTGGGCTGGGACTAG
- a CDS encoding DMT family transporter, producing MATTAESGPNPSAAPHKGSPHAAPAPAPQLKPALIPPAPRPSPVNKLGVAAVVITVVLWASAFVGIRAVGPSFSPGSLTLGRLAIAAVVLGLVVLPKLRNLPKGREWWPILAYGVMWFGGYNVALNAAEHTLDAGTAALLINVNPILVAVMAGVILKEGFPRWLIIGSLIAFAGVAVIALGSGQRSTADVVGVLLCLLAAVLAAVSVIVQKPVLRKFPAAQATWFGIMIGAICCLPFSGQLLGELQRAPLPATLGLVYLGIFPTAIAFTTWAYALSLIDAGRLAATTYLVPGTTILISWLVLGEVPTAWGLVGGVICLLGVGLTRRKSR from the coding sequence ATGGCTACCACCGCCGAATCCGGCCCCAATCCGTCCGCAGCCCCCCACAAAGGGTCTCCGCACGCTGCCCCCGCACCCGCCCCGCAGCTAAAGCCGGCACTCATCCCGCCCGCTCCCAGGCCCTCGCCGGTCAACAAGCTCGGCGTCGCCGCCGTCGTCATCACGGTGGTCCTGTGGGCGTCCGCGTTCGTGGGCATCCGCGCCGTGGGTCCCAGCTTCTCCCCCGGTTCCCTGACCTTGGGACGGCTGGCGATCGCCGCCGTCGTGCTTGGTTTGGTGGTGCTGCCCAAGCTGCGGAACCTGCCCAAAGGCCGGGAGTGGTGGCCCATCCTCGCGTACGGCGTGATGTGGTTCGGCGGCTACAACGTGGCCCTCAACGCGGCGGAGCACACGCTCGACGCCGGCACCGCGGCCCTGCTGATCAACGTCAACCCCATCCTGGTCGCCGTGATGGCCGGAGTGATCCTCAAAGAGGGATTCCCGCGCTGGCTCATCATCGGCAGCCTGATAGCGTTCGCCGGCGTTGCAGTCATCGCGCTGGGCTCCGGTCAACGGTCGACGGCGGATGTGGTGGGCGTGCTGCTCTGCCTCCTCGCCGCCGTGCTCGCCGCCGTCAGCGTCATCGTCCAGAAGCCGGTGCTGCGGAAGTTCCCCGCGGCGCAGGCCACCTGGTTCGGAATCATGATCGGCGCCATCTGCTGCCTGCCGTTCAGCGGCCAGCTGCTGGGCGAACTGCAGCGGGCCCCGCTGCCGGCCACGCTGGGACTGGTGTATCTGGGGATCTTCCCGACGGCGATCGCGTTCACAACGTGGGCGTACGCGCTCTCGCTCATCGACGCGGGAAGGCTGGCCGCCACAACCTACCTGGTCCCCGGCACCACAATCCTCATCTCCTGGCTGGTTCTCGGTGAAGTGCCCACGGCGTGGGGCCTTGTCGGCGGCGTGATCTGCCTGCTGGGCGTGGGGCTGACGCGGCGAAAATCCCGCTAG